The genomic segment agtctacTGATTAAATATCTTATCGCTATTTTTCTGTGATTAAGCGACTTAAGCATTAGTCTTTATAGTCCTCAATGATACCAGTTAAGAGCTAAACGTATCAATCGGGAAAGTGAAAAAAAGCACAATTATAATGATTTAGCTAAAAGCTGTCTGTCTTTGGAGTCACGTGGCCGTCACGTGGGTGCAGATATTCCCGCAGATGAACAGATATCCTTACGCGAGTATTCGACATAGGGTCGAGAGAGATTCACCATTGGGTGATTAATGTCTTCCGATGtaaccttcttcttcttggttcttctcctcttcttcttacttctcttttcttttactttcttcttcttcttcttcgtcttcttcttcttcttcttctttggaCCTCACGCGTACAGTCGGCTATTCACGTCATATACGTGTACCACGCATGCTCACGCGCGAGCTGCGAGTCACGATGTGACGTTGAAGCCGGGCTTCGATGCCCGCTACGAATAAAGGACATCTCATCTGACGTTTTCTTGCGGTTACAAGTCCCTGgagacgaaaagaaaagacgcCGGTTTTGACCCGGGCCATATACGAATATTCGCAATGGCGAATCTTTTCAATCGATGGATTTTTTTATGCGATCTTCAAGCGAATCAAAAAATGTACGCGTGTATCTGGTGTGATTAAAATTCCTACAATGGGTTTTGTTTAACAGTTGTATATTGactagattttttaaatagattattAGCGAGCATATTATAGTAGACGGTTAATAAAcgcattatatttaatttgcattgcatatgacaataatataaaacctACATAGATGGAAAGTATGTaagaattaaatgtaaaagtataaaatatagaaaatcagtgcggatttttatgcatttacggGAAATTTATAAGTGCGAAGGTGTACAAAGTATGGTACTCTTTATGATACATGGCGAGCAAAACAAGTCTCAGCTTCGTTTTCATCTGTTTAATCGTATTTATAGAAACGTaactttgtataaaaatccgtaaACTAGCGATAAGATATGCAACGAGGATGGatttaaatatagaacaagtatgtagtataattatgtatttctatataactgaaagtaaaagatatttcaaagataGCTACGTAAAAGAGAGCAGAACGTCCTCATCGTTGCAGATTACTCGAAATTATCGTCTCCACGGCATGTTTAGGAAATCGTCGAAATCGCAGTAGCAGAAACGTAGATTACCCCCGGGCTTGCAAGCGTCGTGTCTGGAATCGTTCTCAGGAGGGCGTAGGCATTCGCATTTAAGTGCCATTAAGGCAGAAACGATAAGGTCGTGATTAAAGCGGCGACCGATTCTCTGTCGCGCAGCATCGGCCACACTGAATTAAGAGAACCGGAATTTCGACGCTGGCATGGCTAATAGAGCGATTTCTGGTTCATCCTGCTCCTtccattctttctctttctttctttttttttcttttaattttgtttattcttGCCTGAGAAACGACACGAGGAGAAGGATCGTGGAAGGAGAATAACGTCggcgaatatttattaatttaaaagacaCCCGTCCCCTGCTTGAAAAGCACCGACACACGAGGGTGGACCAAAGAGAGGGAATCACAGCTAGCTGCCTTACGAGGCGAATTCCTTAGACTTTAGATGGAACACTGGCAGTTCTTGCTGGTGACTCGGCAGCCACGCACACGCGTGCCTGTTTTTGTATTCTCCAGAGAAAAATATGGGCAACCTGTACAGAACCGTATACTTACGGCTCTAGGtctattacttttttaatttatgaagcaGTTTGTGcgatcaaaattatatttcagatTTGGAACTTCCACGATCATTAGATAACATAATTTGTGGTCCTTCGAGTTTTgatatgacgaataaaatttaaatacagaCACGATACAAACATGATGAAACTTCCAAACAATTCTCTCTGATCTCGTATAAGTCACAATATAATACAACTAAAATACTAGATACGTAATTctgtaataacaaaattatccCAAATCTAAagaattccaatttttcatgCTAAAATTTCTCTATTCGTACTCTATAAACGTTACTATATGGCTTGCTCCTATTACTAAAAACGATAATTCAAGCGTAAAATATCGCCAACGCAATAATTTATCACACGGCCGATTTATATCTTAAAAGATATCGAAGATCGCGATCGAGATCTGGCTTCGTAGCGCGAGAATCGAATGCAGTCGAATGAGGATCGGAGGTATAAGGGGGGACTATGAATTCTCTACTGTGCAGAGGTCGGATAGCGGCCGACTTAATCCCCCGTTGACTTATAGGGCCCGCCTATGTGGAAgaacaaatgaataaattagGGCGGGGTCGTTTGGTAGCCGATGTACGGCCCTGAAGATTTATTGATACCCAATACCAGTTCCTCTGGTCTGGTTACACGCTGCTTCTGACCGTCTCTTATTTCGCTCTGATCCGACGTAAACGCGCCGGAAAAGGAAAGGGGTGGCGCCACTATTTATGCTAATGACACCTCAAACTTTCACCGGACCTTCAAGCTCAAAGAGATCGTGtcaaatgatttattttaaactatatgaatcttcttctttccttctttttatcgcGAATTTTATTCAGTAATTGTCAGTAATGttaaaagtaattacaaaaacaaatgtatattttatttgcaagaaTCGAccaataacgataataaaataatcatgaTAAGTAGGTACACGTTATGAAGTTCTAGGCGAAGCTTTCAGAGGTTTGAAAAGATACTCAGGGTCAGGTATAGATGTCTTGTCAAGAATGAATAGATACTTGCGTGCTTCTAGGCGTGCCTTGTGCGCGATCACCATAACCAATAATACCCGAAAATACTATGGATGCGACGGTGACGATGCGATTCGTGAACGGACTAATCCTTCCGTGGCTTACcatatttttccatacaaTAACCAACCTTTCGGTCGATCcacaattcttctttttcatttatgctacttatattttttctctttgttgtTACAACAAAGTTATTCTTCGTTGCGAACAACAAGTTACCTGTGGAGCTTAAAAGTTCTGTTTCcttatagaattattttctatatagcTATtgagtattattaatttcgactCGATAAACTTAGACGAAGACAAGAAATCTAAGAGGGAAGTTAATAAATTCCATAGATTCTATCAAATTCACTTCTACATCCATACATCTAAGTAATAAAAATCCGTGGTGTACCTATCATCGTGGCAGATCTCGTTAAAAGACGAGCGTATCGTTTCCTCGTAAGAACCATCCACAAATCGTTTATATCTCTCCTCTTAAACGCAACACTCGTAAGATCGTGACCCGTTTCCTGGTGTCGGGCGGCTAAAATTCAAAGGGTTAGAGTCATTTGTAGGGCGAGGGAAGCCGCGGGACTGAGACGTCCAGATAATCTCGACGTAATCTACCGGGCGAATCGCGAGAGGTCGAGCGACCCTTAAACCACGCTGCTGACGTGCTCTAAAGGACATCGAGTGGCGGAGTAGTATGTTAATGAGGACAGGACCATCGGATTCTCGTACACGGAGGTCCTGAATGAACCTGCAGCCTCGACCAAAATAGCACCTTCATCCTCCTCCTCTTTCATTCTTGTCTTCTCCTCGTCCAATTCTTCCTTTctacgaaatttaaataaactttcttGATCGTCGATCAAGCCTTAATCTAATACAGAAACAAGCGTATCGTAACAATTTCGATGCATGCTCGTGCGAAAATAGGAAAAGTCTCGAAGAACAAACAAATCttaagttaataataaatcttagCTCTTGGATTAACaacagaattttctttttcttaacaTTTGGAAGAAGGTGGAGGAAGGTACAGGGATCTTGAATGTGCGATAAAAATTCCTCTTTCTCGACATTTCAGAACCTTTGGTGCAAAATGTGCGAAGTGTGGTCGAAGCGTAGGTGCGGGTGACTGGGTGAGAAGAGCCAGAGAAAGGGTGTATCACTTGGCTTGTTTCGCCTGCGACGCCTGTTCTCGTCAGCTGTCGACGGGGGAGCAATTCGCCCTGCTGGATGCCCGATTGCTCTGCAAGGCTCACTATCTCGACGTCGTCGAAGGAAACAATACCTCATCCTCGGAAGATTGCGACTCCGAGCACGGTGGCAAAGGCAGCAAGACGAAGAGGGTCAGGACCACTTTCACGGAGGAGCAACTCTCTGTTTTGCAAGCGAACTTTCAGTTAGACAGCAATCCCGATGGCCAGGATCTTGAAAGAATAGCTCACGTTACGGGACTGAGCAAACGAGTGACGCAAGTTTGGTTTCAGAACTCGAGGGCCAGGCAGAAGAAACACAGTGGAAAGATCAAAACGCAAAGTAAGTACATTTGTAATTTGACAATGTTGCAATTCctagtaaaatattatcgacGAACGAATACAACGAattacaagaagaaaatggaaaaatataaaggataaattaaaacagaaaatacaaaatgtacgTAGATACCTTTGCATATCGATAATGAAttacaagaagaaaatacgaaaatacgaGGAGGCAATTAGTATCACATGTTTTATGCTTCCTTGTTCATTGAACTTAACCAAGTCTAGAGAATTAATGTATGAgttaatatgaaacaatattaCAGACATTTCGTAATTTGAACTTTAGATTCGTGCATTAACGTACCAACTATCTAAACAGTTAGTATCATTATTTGGATCGGAAAAgacgaaatataatatacacgtAGGATCTCTTTTACTAAAAATctgaaactttttctttctcttcttataattattctatattcttaTTCCTAAAGAGTAATTCATTTCCTATCTAGTGCACCATTCACCACCAATGCAACATCATCCAGGTGATTTGTACCCAACCAGTGTAAACATGGTAGGTGCCTATTTAGGGGGGTATCAAGGCGGCAGCGCAGGAAGCGAAAGTCCTGGCAGTCCATTGACACCACTCACTCCTTTAACACCTCTAACCCCGACAACGCCCAATCACCTTCAAGCCCAGTTCTGTCATCAAACGGGTTAACTTTATTTAGTAACAATGTCCAATACCGGTGATCATTGCTTTCGAATTTTACCTTCGTCGATCGTTTCCAAGTCTAATATAGTTTGCAATGGAAAATTTAGCGTTCGAATTTAGAAGAACATCGATCTATTAGAgaggaagaaattataaaattctaggATTTCGAAGAGGGTACATTTAGCTTAAATTTAGcataaattttttcatagaTTTATGAGAATTTGGAATATAGTAGAACCTCGATTATCATTAAGGGAAAACTTGATTATTCGAATATcgattgattaaaaatttgcatatgGTTCCCTCtaaggaaaattgtaaaataaaaatatggtcAAGGTTTTacttaaaaagattatttaaaatgaacCCTCTTTGAATTCtagaacatttaaaaataagttttaaataattgagatATTCTCTGTCTTTTTTTGTACATACCCAAAACGAATTGTTTCAAACAAAGCGAGAAGTAAAAGTGATATTACGAATAGGTTAATATTCTATGGTGAGGATTCTAGTACACGAATAGAGAAACCACGATCATTATTTATTCTGATTCGATTGCAATAGTTCGTAACTTGTATTTGCATTTTACAATTAGTCTACTTAACTATTTTACTTGGCAAGAGTGCAATGAAACGAAAAGTAggattacaattttaatagcGTTTGTAAAAAAAGGTCtcgtttttcataattaataattgttttataaatttgatttgtCACGAGATAgagttttaaattttcaatttgaaaaaaatcggaatatttctataacattaatttctttcaaatttcgctaatattattattcgttctttttttcgatttaataTCAACAGTTTGCAACAGTATCAAACCAATGATTACAAAacgagtaatttttaataacattgaCGCGACTcattagtattatttaaattctcgCTATACGCGTGTCCCatgaagtattttatttttaagataagATTGTACATAGATGTATTCTGTAgcttttgtatataaatttcaaggaaatcgtgcatgaatatttgatatcgCTCCCAATGTTGTACACACATTATCGCAATACTGTAAACCGtactgttaataataaaaatgtctttTACTGTTAACACGTGTTATTACTTTCAAGCCTGTAACTCTTGTGTTTCTATCATACGGATTCCAATACTACGCCTTCTCTATTATATCCTCTTTCATCTTTatcaaactaaaaaaaaaatttgcaacaGAGGAAAATGATAATGCTTATTAAAAAAAGCCCAAAAACCCAAGACTCCTAAAATTGCtgaatttgttaaaaagtcaaaaaataaagaaacgaaacaaagttAATAAAGTTCAAAGATACACACTCATAGGATGGGGAATAAACacggaaacaaagaaatatgtgcaacattttatattgtatatatacttagtttacaatatttacatcaCAGTACATGTGTGTCGtgtgtatattaaataatgatcCTTTTACGGTTACACAATTAATTATCTAAACACTGTAAAAGATACTTTCATTCGGAACATTGCTTTCTGATGTACCCCGGGATACCAGAGACTCGAGTGAACAGGAAACGAGGCCTCGGTAAGTTGGCGGGGACACCGGACGACTCGAATTTCTCGTTTACGCTAATCGTATACTCGATCTTATAGGtacgttttattaaaacgatagCCTGATTACATCAGGTTATTCCGCGGATCAATCGAAGTGAGGACAACTATCGTTCTACTCTTtcaaaaagaaggaaaattacatttatcgcTTCTTTAGGGCCATGAAGGGCATTCGTTACGTGTAATCGAAATTGGTAAATCAACTTTAACTTGTCAACCGGGGTGAACGCATTAAATCGTCACTTGCATTTCCAATCTGTTAGAAGTAATCATTCTTTTACTTAtaaatcttcgatattttaattataaattatgtttagtaatatcgttaaatgttgtatttatatttggaCCAGTTCAAATCAATTTACTTCACGAGAAATTTCACGAAGGTAGAAAATACCTGGTTAACGGATGATTCGGTTAACAAGTTAAGACACACGATTAATCCTTTCCATTTGCAATATCGcaattatcataaattaattgcTATAAAACGAATGTGACGTTGACGCTGAGAAAAGATACGGAAAGGATTAATCTCATTCTCGCGTTACGAGTTGATCTTCACCTATCAATCGCTACGGAAATATTCGCAACTCACTTCCACGTTTGTGCACGCAAATCTGTTAGCGCGTAACATGGAACATTGAGTGTAGtcacttatttataataagctTAACGTCCAGTGCGAGAGAGCTGTGCTGCCGTCCAGTCTTAAAAATTCGCGTCTATACGTCTTTTGCTGGTAATCTTAATTGGTTAACAACGATTTGGGCGGATTTCGTTCTAAATCATAGAAAACATTCGGTCTAGATATATATGCTTCAATAATGTCGTTTTACAGGTATCGAGAATGTTAACTTTATTAACCCTCTGAAACGTtgattagtttatttattccttaATCAATTATTTGTCCTTTATAACTAAAAAGTGTATACGTTTTACATGTTCACTGGGGCAATTATGATTAATCTACTTGTAGCCGTTTAGAGTAGTTCCAGGAGGTGaaataaacttattttttattacatattaagtatgaaaaaaaacaagaattcgttgaaaaattgtttacctgtgtttactttttatttggatgaatattaataaaatatattctaaaatactaaaatatagaTTGTTCCGAACTGATTGGTCGAACCGTTTGAAACACGTTCTTTGAAACAGA from the Bombus pyrosoma isolate SC7728 linkage group LG11, ASM1482585v1, whole genome shotgun sequence genome contains:
- the LOC122573119 gene encoding LIM/homeobox protein Awh-like isoform X2, with amino-acid sequence MEMDCGGCGESVRERTVLCVGGRTWHSRCLKCCACARPLHDQHSCFLRGMRLYCRHDYALTFGAKCAKCGRSVGAGDWVRRARERVYHLACFACDACSRQLSTGEQFALLDARLLCKAHYLDVVEGNNTSSSEDCDSEHGGKGSKTKRVRTTFTEEQLSVLQANFQLDSNPDGQDLERIAHVTGLSKRVTQVWFQNSRARQKKHSGKIKTQMHHSPPMQHHPGDLYPTSVNMVGAYLGGYQGGSAGSESPGSPLTPLTPLTPLTPTTPNHLQAQFCHQTG
- the LOC122573119 gene encoding LIM/homeobox protein Awh-like isoform X1 — encoded protein: MKTEIETEPDCTDSILCSNNNNNVNANNNNVTSIKKTATNINNNDSHDGMEMDCGGCGESVRERTVLCVGGRTWHSRCLKCCACARPLHDQHSCFLRGMRLYCRHDYALTFGAKCAKCGRSVGAGDWVRRARERVYHLACFACDACSRQLSTGEQFALLDARLLCKAHYLDVVEGNNTSSSEDCDSEHGGKGSKTKRVRTTFTEEQLSVLQANFQLDSNPDGQDLERIAHVTGLSKRVTQVWFQNSRARQKKHSGKIKTQMHHSPPMQHHPGDLYPTSVNMVGAYLGGYQGGSAGSESPGSPLTPLTPLTPLTPTTPNHLQAQFCHQTG